One genomic window of Mesorhizobium sp. CAU 1732 includes the following:
- the flgB gene encoding flagellar basal body rod protein FlgB — translation MQPVNLFALASQQAQWLSVRQTVVAGNIANANTPGYGTMDVQPFEAVLNQKTVPMRATHPMHVSTAGTPAAFTVRQENQDKPLMPSGNSVVLETELMKSGEVHRSFELNAAIVKSFHRMLMMTTRS, via the coding sequence ATGCAACCCGTCAATCTGTTCGCTCTTGCGTCCCAGCAGGCCCAATGGCTGTCTGTCCGACAGACCGTCGTGGCCGGCAACATCGCAAATGCCAATACACCCGGCTACGGCACCATGGACGTTCAGCCTTTCGAGGCCGTTCTCAACCAGAAGACCGTGCCGATGCGCGCGACGCATCCGATGCACGTGTCGACGGCCGGCACGCCGGCGGCGTTCACCGTTCGCCAGGAAAACCAGGACAAGCCGCTGATGCCGTCGGGCAATTCGGTGGTTCTGGAAACGGAACTGATGAAGTCGGGTGAGGTGCACAGATCGTTCGAGCTCAACGCCGCGATCGTCAAATCCTTTCACCGCATGCTGATGATGACGACGAGGAGCTGA
- the flgC gene encoding flagellar basal body rod protein FlgC: MDALISSMKVAASGLSAQSERLRVVSENLANAQSTGNFPGADPYQRKTITFSAELDRTLGARMVEVSAISPDRTAFPSEFQPGHEAADELGYVKMPNVNVLIEMADMREANRSYEANLQSIKQARELISMTIDLMRGQ; encoded by the coding sequence ATGGACGCATTGATTTCTTCGATGAAGGTTGCCGCGTCCGGCCTGAGCGCCCAGTCGGAGCGCCTGCGCGTCGTGTCGGAAAACCTGGCCAATGCGCAGTCGACCGGCAATTTTCCCGGTGCGGACCCCTATCAGCGCAAGACGATAACGTTCTCGGCCGAACTCGACAGGACACTCGGCGCGCGGATGGTGGAGGTCTCGGCGATCTCGCCCGACCGCACCGCCTTCCCGTCCGAGTTCCAGCCCGGACATGAGGCGGCCGACGAGCTCGGCTACGTCAAGATGCCCAACGTCAACGTGCTGATCGAGATGGCCGACATGCGCGAGGCCAACCGCAGCTACGAAGCGAACCTGCAATCGATCAAGCAGGCACGCGAACTCATTTCCATGACCATCGACCTGATGCGAGGCCAGTAA
- a CDS encoding flagellar hook-basal body complex protein FliE — protein MSPATVNPEMSFGAALTAASETAVGKLHNAESMSLKALQGADLETREVVDAVMSAEQTLQAAVAIRDKIVSAYLEVSRMAI, from the coding sequence ATGAGCCCCGCCACCGTCAACCCGGAAATGTCTTTCGGCGCGGCGCTGACCGCAGCCTCCGAAACCGCCGTCGGCAAGCTTCATAACGCCGAAAGCATGTCCCTGAAGGCACTTCAGGGTGCCGACCTCGAGACCCGCGAAGTGGTCGACGCCGTAATGAGCGCCGAGCAGACGCTGCAAGCGGCGGTCGCCATCCGCGACAAGATCGTCAGCGCGTATCTCGAAGTCAGCCGTATGGCGATCTGA
- the flgG gene encoding flagellar basal-body rod protein FlgG has translation MKALAIAATGMNAQQTNLEVIANNIANINTTGFKRARAEFSDLLYQVERLQGVPNRANQALVPEGSHVGLGVKTTAIRNVHVQGALTNTGNKLDVAVAGQGWIQVEGANGEALFTRAGAFNTNAEGELVTADGYLVAGGIVIPGEAVEVIINKSGQFFARFSDQLELQDLGQLSLANFSNESGLAPLGDNLFQETPASGAANVGIPGDPGFGTIEQYYLESSNVDPVKEITELISAQRAYEMNSKVIKAADEMAATITQGMR, from the coding sequence ATGAAAGCACTCGCAATCGCCGCCACCGGCATGAACGCGCAGCAGACCAATCTCGAGGTCATCGCGAACAACATCGCCAACATCAACACGACGGGGTTCAAGCGCGCGCGCGCCGAATTCTCCGACCTTCTCTATCAGGTCGAGCGCCTGCAGGGCGTCCCCAACCGGGCGAACCAGGCGCTGGTGCCGGAAGGCTCCCATGTCGGCCTCGGCGTCAAGACGACCGCGATCCGCAACGTGCATGTCCAGGGCGCGCTCACCAACACCGGCAACAAGCTTGACGTCGCCGTCGCGGGCCAAGGCTGGATTCAGGTCGAAGGCGCGAACGGCGAAGCGCTGTTTACGCGCGCCGGCGCCTTCAACACCAATGCGGAAGGCGAACTGGTCACGGCCGACGGCTATCTCGTCGCCGGCGGCATCGTCATTCCCGGCGAGGCAGTCGAGGTCATCATCAACAAGTCGGGCCAGTTCTTCGCGCGCTTCTCCGACCAGTTGGAACTCCAGGACCTCGGCCAGCTCTCGCTTGCCAACTTCTCCAACGAATCCGGCCTCGCGCCACTGGGCGACAACCTGTTCCAGGAAACGCCGGCATCGGGTGCTGCCAATGTCGGCATTCCCGGCGATCCCGGCTTCGGCACGATCGAGCAGTATTACCTGGAATCGTCCAACGTCGATCCGGTGAAGGAAATCACCGAGCTGATCTCCGCACAGCGCGCCTATGAAATGAATTCCAAGGTCATCAAGGCGGCCGACGAAATGGCTGCGACCATCACCCAAGGCATGAGATAG
- the flgA gene encoding flagellar basal body P-ring formation chaperone FlgA: MMRRFLRTTLLAAALAPLAAATLPAFAQETVIIPTRIIYPGETISADALEEVPLRRQLKNPSSVVVGMQQLDGKVARRTLLPGRMIAVGSVRDAYLVETGAPVQVMFVHGGLQIAISGVPLQSGAAGDMVRVRNIDSGVVFSGVVMADGTIRVSSS; this comes from the coding sequence ATGATGCGCCGCTTCCTGCGCACGACCCTGCTTGCGGCAGCGCTGGCTCCGCTGGCGGCGGCCACGCTGCCCGCCTTCGCGCAGGAGACGGTGATCATTCCGACGCGCATCATCTATCCCGGCGAGACGATCTCGGCGGATGCGCTGGAGGAAGTGCCCCTGCGGCGCCAGTTGAAGAACCCGAGTTCGGTCGTCGTGGGCATGCAGCAACTCGACGGTAAGGTAGCGCGCCGCACCCTTCTGCCCGGCCGCATGATCGCGGTCGGCTCGGTTCGCGACGCCTATCTGGTCGAGACCGGCGCTCCCGTCCAGGTCATGTTCGTGCATGGCGGCCTGCAGATCGCAATCTCGGGCGTCCCGCTCCAGTCCGGCGCCGCCGGCGACATGGTTCGCGTCCGCAACATCGACAGCGGCGTGGTGTTCAGCGGTGTCGTCATGGCCGACGGCACCATCCGGGTGTCCTCCTCATGA
- a CDS encoding flagellar basal body P-ring protein FlgI: protein MIRSIVAAFVIGLGMSGFAHADEALPGGPEVYGGAAYGGVYRDDRLSGAGFVTSRIKDVAMLQSARDNQLVGYGLVIGLQGTGDGLRNSPFTEQSMRAMLENLGVSTRGGASRAKNVAAVIVTANLPPFVQSGARIDISVSSMGDATSLAGGTLVMTPLRAPDGEIYAVGQGPVIVSGFSAQGQAETLTQGVPTGGRVPNGAIVERQVPASFSSDTTLTLQLRNPDFSTAVRITDAINEYARNRFGKRVASEQDARTVLITRPANISAARFFAELENIVVESDAPARVVVDERTGTIVIGQQVRISRVAISHGTLTVRITEMPRVIQPDPFSRGETEIEPFTAIEAGQPDARVAMLDGPDLDTLVSGLNRLGVKPDGIIAILQGIKSAGALQAELVLQ, encoded by the coding sequence ATGATCCGCTCGATCGTCGCCGCATTCGTGATCGGACTGGGCATGAGCGGCTTCGCCCATGCCGACGAAGCGCTTCCGGGTGGCCCGGAAGTCTATGGCGGCGCGGCCTATGGCGGCGTCTATCGCGACGACCGACTGTCGGGTGCGGGCTTCGTGACCTCCCGGATCAAGGATGTCGCAATGCTGCAGAGCGCACGCGACAACCAGCTCGTCGGCTACGGCCTCGTCATCGGCCTGCAAGGCACCGGCGACGGCCTGCGCAACTCGCCGTTCACCGAGCAGTCGATGCGCGCCATGCTCGAGAATCTCGGTGTATCGACCCGAGGCGGGGCATCGCGTGCAAAGAACGTCGCCGCGGTCATCGTCACCGCCAACCTTCCGCCCTTCGTGCAGTCGGGCGCCCGCATCGACATCAGCGTGTCGTCCATGGGCGATGCGACATCGCTGGCCGGCGGCACGCTCGTCATGACGCCGCTGCGCGCGCCGGACGGCGAAATCTACGCGGTCGGCCAGGGACCCGTCATCGTGTCGGGATTTTCGGCGCAAGGCCAGGCGGAGACCTTGACGCAAGGCGTCCCCACCGGCGGACGCGTGCCGAACGGCGCGATCGTCGAACGGCAGGTTCCGGCCTCCTTCAGCAGCGATACCACGCTCACGTTGCAGCTTCGCAATCCGGATTTCTCGACCGCGGTGCGCATCACCGACGCGATCAACGAATACGCACGGAACCGCTTCGGCAAGCGCGTGGCGAGCGAGCAGGATGCGCGCACGGTCCTCATCACCAGGCCGGCCAACATCTCGGCCGCGCGCTTCTTTGCCGAGCTCGAGAACATCGTCGTCGAATCCGACGCGCCCGCCCGCGTCGTCGTAGACGAACGGACCGGGACCATCGTCATCGGCCAGCAGGTCCGCATCTCGCGCGTCGCCATCAGCCACGGCACGCTGACGGTGCGCATCACGGAAATGCCGCGCGTTATCCAGCCGGATCCGTTCTCGCGCGGAGAAACCGAAATCGAGCCCTTCACAGCGATCGAAGCAGGCCAGCCCGATGCCCGCGTGGCAATGCTCGACGGTCCCGATCTCGACACGCTGGTCTCGGGCCTCAACCGGCTCGGCGTGAAGCCCGACGGCATCATTGCAATCCTTCAGGGCATCAAGTCTGCCGGTGCGCTGCAGGCCGAACTCGTGCTGCAATAG
- a CDS encoding MotE family protein has translation MTLLSQLASRGRSVFAGGAGIVFGALVFGGTPAATQAIETVTAVAGEVDEDIRRFCSNIADAARDRRYALQKSEMEMLQKDIDQRIATLESKREEYESWLQRRNDFLAKAEGNLVEIYSRMRPDAAAERLAGVNVELAAGILMKLQARQAGIILNEMDSKAAAALTGIMASAARPQDPT, from the coding sequence ATGACCCTCCTCTCCCAACTCGCATCACGCGGACGCTCAGTATTCGCAGGCGGCGCCGGCATCGTTTTCGGGGCGCTCGTTTTCGGCGGCACGCCGGCGGCGACGCAGGCGATCGAAACCGTCACGGCCGTGGCCGGCGAGGTCGACGAGGACATCCGCCGCTTCTGCTCGAACATCGCGGACGCCGCGCGCGATCGCCGCTACGCCCTTCAGAAGAGCGAGATGGAAATGCTCCAGAAGGATATCGACCAGCGCATCGCAACGCTCGAATCGAAGCGCGAGGAATACGAATCGTGGCTCCAGCGCCGGAACGACTTCCTTGCGAAGGCCGAAGGCAACCTCGTCGAAATCTACTCGCGCATGCGCCCCGACGCGGCAGCAGAGCGCCTCGCCGGGGTCAACGTCGAACTCGCAGCCGGCATCCTGATGAAACTGCAGGCACGCCAGGCGGGCATCATCCTCAACGAAATGGACAGCAAGGCTGCCGCAGCGCTGACAGGCATCATGGCCAGCGCGGCACGCCCACAGGATCCGACATGA
- the flgH gene encoding flagellar basal body L-ring protein FlgH, which produces MIYRSLILLGALAVSGCTTPSGDAINQPPALSPVGYGVGLDPKSAYSYPAPPPQQVKKYSLWDDRQSKFFTDARALRAGDILTVEISINDRARFRNESERSRTGQRGIGVAAAAGWNWIGTSGSADIDVDSATRSKGTGATERSENIRLSVAAVVTDVLPNGNLVITGSQEVLVNAELRVLNISGIVRPSDIGAMNTVSYERIAEARISYGGRGRLTEVQQPGWGHQIVDNVLPF; this is translated from the coding sequence ATGATCTACAGGTCGCTCATTCTCCTCGGAGCACTCGCGGTATCGGGCTGCACGACGCCGTCCGGCGATGCGATCAATCAGCCTCCCGCGCTGTCGCCTGTCGGCTATGGGGTGGGGCTGGACCCGAAATCCGCCTACAGCTATCCGGCGCCACCTCCACAGCAGGTCAAGAAATACTCGCTGTGGGATGACCGCCAGAGCAAGTTCTTCACCGACGCACGGGCCCTGCGCGCAGGCGATATCCTGACCGTCGAGATCAGTATCAACGACCGCGCACGGTTCCGCAACGAGTCCGAGCGCAGCCGTACAGGACAACGCGGGATAGGTGTCGCAGCCGCCGCCGGCTGGAACTGGATCGGCACCTCCGGCTCGGCTGACATCGATGTCGATTCAGCGACCCGCTCAAAGGGCACAGGCGCGACCGAGCGGTCGGAAAACATCAGGCTCTCTGTCGCGGCCGTCGTGACCGACGTCTTGCCGAACGGCAACCTCGTCATCACCGGCTCGCAGGAGGTTCTCGTCAATGCGGAGCTCCGCGTCCTCAACATCAGCGGCATCGTGCGGCCATCCGACATCGGCGCGATGAACACGGTCTCGTATGAGCGCATCGCCGAAGCCCGCATCTCCTATGGCGGCCGCGGTCGCCTGACCGAGGTGCAACAGCCGGGCTGGGGTCACCAGATCGTCGACAACGTCCTGCCCTTCTAA
- a CDS encoding flagellar basal body-associated FliL family protein has product MAIIDDTAPIKKDPSMGLQIALLAGLTVLAIGIGWGSGMYLVGQQAPAVPAGEHATAQASEVRLAEAHQAMGVVYLEPITTNLAGPTGTWARLELALVFEGETDLLISQTIHQDILAYLRTVKIHQVEGPSGFQHLRADLEERARIRSEGKVTGILIRTLLFE; this is encoded by the coding sequence TTGGCCATCATCGACGATACAGCCCCGATCAAGAAGGACCCCTCGATGGGCCTCCAGATCGCCTTGCTTGCCGGACTTACGGTCCTGGCGATCGGCATCGGCTGGGGCTCGGGCATGTATCTCGTCGGACAGCAGGCGCCCGCCGTGCCGGCAGGGGAGCATGCCACGGCGCAAGCCAGCGAAGTTCGTCTTGCCGAAGCGCATCAAGCGATGGGCGTCGTCTATCTCGAGCCGATCACGACGAACCTCGCCGGTCCCACCGGAACCTGGGCGCGCCTCGAACTCGCGCTCGTCTTCGAGGGCGAAACCGATCTCCTGATCTCGCAGACAATCCACCAGGATATCCTGGCCTATCTGCGGACGGTGAAAATCCATCAGGTCGAAGGCCCGAGCGGCTTCCAGCATCTGCGCGCCGATCTCGAGGAGCGCGCACGTATCCGCAGCGAAGGCAAGGTGACGGGCATCCTCATCAGAACGCTGCTGTTCGAATGA
- the fliP gene encoding flagellar type III secretion system pore protein FliP (The bacterial flagellar biogenesis protein FliP forms a type III secretion system (T3SS)-type pore required for flagellar assembly.), protein MRRIALATFFLLIAIGQASAQQLDLGGLTGQLEGSTIGSIIQLFGLLTILSLAPGILIMVTSFTRFIIVFSILRSGLGLPSTPANLILISLSLFMTFYVMTPTFDRAWNEGVQPLVNNQIEEGEAIQRIAEPFRDFMVANVRDRDFDLFADLARERDQADIQIESADFRILIPAFMISEIRRGFEMGFLIVLPFLVIDLIVATITMSMGMMMLPPVVVSLPFKILFFVLIDGWNLLVGSLVRSFA, encoded by the coding sequence ATGAGACGGATCGCCCTTGCCACATTCTTCCTGCTCATCGCCATCGGGCAGGCTTCGGCGCAGCAGCTCGATTTGGGCGGCCTGACGGGTCAGCTCGAAGGCTCGACGATCGGTTCGATCATCCAGCTCTTCGGCCTGCTGACGATCCTGTCGCTGGCGCCCGGCATCCTGATCATGGTGACGAGCTTCACGCGCTTCATCATCGTCTTCTCGATCCTGCGCTCGGGCCTTGGGCTGCCATCCACGCCGGCCAATCTGATCCTGATCAGCCTGTCGCTGTTCATGACCTTCTACGTCATGACGCCAACCTTCGACCGTGCCTGGAACGAAGGCGTGCAGCCGCTCGTCAACAACCAGATCGAGGAAGGCGAGGCGATCCAACGCATCGCCGAACCCTTCCGCGATTTCATGGTCGCAAATGTGCGCGACCGGGACTTCGACCTCTTCGCCGACCTCGCGCGCGAGCGCGATCAGGCGGACATCCAGATCGAAAGCGCCGACTTCCGCATCCTCATCCCCGCCTTCATGATCTCGGAGATCAGGCGCGGCTTCGAGATGGGGTTCCTGATCGTCCTGCCTTTCCTGGTCATCGACCTGATCGTTGCCACGATCACGATGTCGATGGGCATGATGATGCTGCCGCCGGTGGTGGTGTCGCTCCCGTTCAAGATCCTGTTCTTCGTCCTGATCGACGGCTGGAACCTGCTTGTCGGAAGCCTCGTGCGCTCGTTCGCCTGA
- a CDS encoding flagellin has protein sequence MTSLLTNASAMTALQTLSSTNKNLASTQGRIATGLRVAEASDNAAYWSIATGMKAQSSALSAVQDSLGFGKAILDTTYTALQEAIEKTSDMLSKYVTGGTDGIDQDAVDAELTQLKEQITSIADNANFEGQNLLKDGGTAVNVVSGYIGTAADTEKLQTLTLAAFDLAAEVDGITDLDTAQAALDAMKSQAATYGAQKMRIESQSSFTAKQIAAIDRGVGQLVDADMNAESARLSALQVQQQLGIQALSIANSSTQNILSLFR, from the coding sequence ATGACCAGCCTGCTGACAAACGCGTCCGCAATGACGGCGCTGCAGACCCTTTCGTCCACCAACAAGAACCTCGCATCCACGCAGGGCCGTATCGCAACCGGCCTGCGCGTTGCCGAGGCTTCCGACAACGCCGCCTACTGGTCGATCGCGACCGGCATGAAGGCTCAGAGCAGCGCGCTGTCGGCCGTCCAGGATTCGCTCGGCTTCGGCAAGGCAATCCTCGACACCACCTACACCGCTCTCCAGGAAGCCATCGAGAAGACCTCCGACATGCTGTCCAAGTATGTCACCGGCGGCACCGATGGTATCGACCAGGACGCAGTCGATGCCGAACTGACCCAGCTCAAGGAGCAGATTACCTCGATCGCCGACAACGCCAATTTCGAGGGCCAGAACCTGCTCAAGGACGGTGGCACCGCAGTCAACGTCGTCAGCGGCTACATCGGCACCGCGGCCGACACCGAGAAGCTCCAGACGCTGACCCTCGCCGCCTTTGACCTTGCGGCTGAGGTGGACGGCATCACCGATCTCGACACCGCACAGGCCGCGCTCGACGCGATGAAGTCGCAGGCGGCTACCTACGGCGCGCAGAAGATGCGCATCGAGTCGCAGTCGTCGTTCACCGCGAAGCAGATCGCCGCCATCGATCGTGGCGTCGGCCAGCTCGTGGATGCCGACATGAACGCCGAGTCGGCACGTCTGTCGGCCCTTCAGGTCCAGCAGCAGCTCGGCATCCAGGCGCTCTCGATCGCCAACTCGAGCACGCAGAACATCCTGTCGCTCTTCCGTTAA
- a CDS encoding flagellin, producing MTSLLTNASAMTALQTLSSTNKNLATTQNRIATGLRISEASDNAAYWSIATGMKAQNKALSAVQDSLGFGKAILDTTYTALQEAIDKVTEMLGKYVTGGTDGIDQDAVDAELTQLKEQITAIADNANFEGQNLLKDGGTPVDVVSGYIGTAADTEKLQILTLAAYDLSTEVDGITDLDTAQAALDAMKSQAATYGAQKMRIESQSSFTAKQIDAIDRGIGQLVDADMNAESARLAALQVQQQLGIQALSIANSSTQNILTLFRG from the coding sequence ATGACCAGTCTGTTGACCAACGCGTCCGCAATGACGGCGCTCCAGACCCTTTCGTCCACCAACAAGAACCTCGCCACCACCCAGAACCGCATCGCCACCGGCCTGCGCATCTCCGAGGCTTCCGACAACGCCGCCTACTGGTCGATCGCGACCGGCATGAAGGCGCAGAACAAGGCGCTGTCGGCCGTCCAGGATTCGCTCGGCTTCGGCAAGGCAATCCTCGACACCACCTACACCGCCCTCCAGGAAGCCATCGACAAAGTCACCGAGATGCTGGGCAAGTATGTCACCGGCGGCACCGACGGAATCGATCAGGACGCAGTCGATGCCGAACTGACCCAGCTCAAGGAGCAGATCACCGCGATCGCCGACAACGCCAATTTCGAGGGCCAGAACCTGCTCAAGGACGGCGGCACCCCAGTCGACGTCGTCAGCGGCTACATCGGCACTGCGGCCGACACCGAGAAGCTCCAGATACTGACCCTCGCGGCCTACGACCTGTCGACTGAAGTGGACGGCATCACCGATCTCGACACCGCGCAGGCCGCGCTCGACGCGATGAAGTCGCAAGCCGCTACCTACGGCGCGCAGAAGATGCGCATCGAGTCGCAGTCGTCGTTCACCGCGAAGCAGATCGACGCCATCGACCGCGGCATCGGCCAGCTCGTGGATGCCGACATGAACGCCGAGTCGGCACGTCTGGCGGCCCTCCAGGTCCAGCAGCAGCTCGGTATCCAGGCGCTCTCGATCGCCAACTCCAGCACGCAGAACATCCTGACGCTCTTCCGCGGATAA
- a CDS encoding flagellin, with product MASINTNPSAMTALQSLHVTNKALAVVQGRISTGLRVAEAKDNAAYWSIATTMRSDNKVLATVQDTLGLGASRVDTAYTALESTLDLVSDMRQKILAAIGKDPSGKDQIQQEISAIQAQLESMARSATFSGQNWLAVNASETNGHPAEGVHRPVEIVSSFSRGHTGAIELGMIEIDVDRIKLYDDAATTNETKGLLEGLRLASTGKRDDTAEAPATPGADAEATDGYAVASLSVSGYSDDQLKDMLSVVDATLKEMTDAATSIGAAKKRIDLQKDFGSNLMDSIDRGVGQLVDADMNKESTRLQALQVQQQLGIQSLSIANSNAQNILSLFRQ from the coding sequence TTGGCGAGCATCAACACAAATCCATCGGCAATGACGGCGCTTCAGTCGCTGCATGTCACCAACAAGGCACTGGCGGTGGTCCAGGGCCGCATTTCGACCGGCCTGCGCGTGGCCGAGGCCAAGGACAACGCCGCCTACTGGTCCATCGCGACCACCATGCGCTCCGACAACAAAGTCCTCGCCACCGTTCAGGACACTCTGGGGCTAGGCGCGAGCCGCGTGGACACGGCTTACACGGCGCTGGAAAGCACGCTCGACCTCGTCAGCGATATGAGGCAGAAAATTCTGGCAGCCATCGGAAAGGATCCCAGCGGCAAGGATCAGATCCAGCAAGAAATATCCGCCATACAGGCCCAGTTGGAATCGATGGCGCGCTCGGCGACATTCAGCGGGCAGAATTGGCTCGCCGTCAACGCGTCCGAAACAAACGGTCATCCAGCGGAGGGTGTCCACCGCCCCGTCGAGATCGTCTCGTCCTTCTCGCGCGGCCATACCGGCGCGATCGAACTCGGCATGATCGAAATCGACGTGGACCGCATCAAGCTCTATGACGATGCGGCCACGACGAATGAAACCAAGGGGTTGCTCGAAGGCCTCCGCCTGGCCTCGACCGGCAAGCGCGACGACACGGCAGAGGCTCCGGCGACACCCGGCGCGGACGCGGAAGCCACCGACGGCTATGCCGTCGCGTCCCTGTCCGTCTCGGGTTACAGCGACGACCAGCTCAAGGACATGCTTTCCGTCGTGGATGCGACACTGAAGGAAATGACCGATGCGGCCACCTCGATCGGCGCGGCCAAGAAACGCATCGACCTGCAGAAGGATTTCGGCTCCAACCTGATGGACTCCATCGACCGTGGTGTGGGCCAACTCGTCGATGCCGACATGAACAAGGAATCCACCAGGCTGCAGGCGCTTCAGGTGCAGCAGCAGCTCGGCATCCAGTCCCTGTCGATCGCGAATTCCAACGCGCAGAACATCCTCTCGCTGTTCCGCCAGTAA
- the fliF gene encoding flagellar basal-body MS-ring/collar protein FliF translates to MPQQIQSIIDNLRSFGPKRLAMLGGVGATVIAVILTASLYLNRPTYETLYVGLDRNDVGQIGSVLSESGIRYDVSSDGTSVTVPVGSTGQARMLLAERGLPTSSNAGYELFDNVGSFGLTSFMQEVTRVRALEGEIARTIQSISGIKSARVHIVMPERASFRREEQAPTASVVIRASEADGLKAANAIRHMVAAAVPRLAADKVTILDSSGDLLATGDDPSNNSFARSLSVERTVETQIEENIRRALAPYLGPDNFRASVKADVNTDSRQTEETIFDPESRVERSVQVVRANDQANQTQAAPPTTVQQNLPEETVEAGQGPASSEQRERREETTNYELNSKRIATVSNGYSVSRLSIAVVVNRDRIMAVMGENATPELLQERIAEIQSVVSSATGFDAARGDVINVTSVEFLDSAEGVEMVAPTWLEAAGRHTGTMINALAFVVVVFLVSWFGLRPMVAAVTKQNETADAMNFDDIQLSLPNPLDAMQLQGGMSDPLGGPFPDHMANDIRFKLKPAPQDRLAQMVDLNEERSALILRKWANQELAA, encoded by the coding sequence TTGCCACAACAGATCCAGTCCATCATCGACAACCTCCGCAGCTTCGGCCCGAAGCGTCTCGCCATGCTTGGCGGCGTCGGCGCGACGGTGATCGCGGTCATCCTGACCGCCTCGCTCTATCTCAACCGTCCGACCTACGAGACGCTCTATGTCGGGCTCGACCGCAACGATGTCGGCCAGATCGGCTCCGTTCTCAGCGAATCCGGCATCCGCTACGACGTCTCCAGCGATGGCACGAGCGTCACCGTGCCCGTCGGCAGCACAGGCCAGGCGCGCATGCTGCTCGCAGAGCGCGGCCTGCCGACGAGCAGCAACGCCGGATACGAACTCTTCGACAATGTCGGCTCGTTCGGCCTGACATCCTTCATGCAGGAAGTGACCCGCGTCCGCGCGCTCGAAGGCGAAATCGCGCGCACGATCCAGTCGATCTCCGGCATCAAGTCGGCCCGCGTCCACATCGTCATGCCAGAACGCGCAAGCTTCAGGCGCGAAGAGCAGGCTCCGACCGCCTCGGTCGTCATCCGCGCATCGGAAGCCGATGGCCTGAAGGCAGCCAACGCGATCCGGCACATGGTCGCCGCAGCGGTCCCGAGGCTCGCGGCAGACAAGGTGACGATCCTCGACTCCTCCGGCGACCTGCTCGCCACCGGCGACGATCCGTCCAACAACAGCTTCGCCCGGTCGCTTTCCGTCGAACGTACCGTTGAGACGCAGATCGAGGAAAACATCCGTCGCGCGCTGGCGCCCTATCTCGGGCCCGACAATTTCCGCGCGAGCGTCAAGGCCGACGTCAACACCGACAGCCGCCAGACCGAAGAGACGATCTTCGATCCGGAATCGCGCGTGGAGCGCTCGGTCCAAGTGGTTCGCGCCAACGACCAGGCCAACCAGACACAGGCCGCACCGCCCACGACCGTGCAGCAGAACCTTCCCGAGGAAACGGTGGAAGCCGGCCAGGGCCCCGCCTCGTCCGAGCAGCGCGAACGCCGCGAGGAAACGACGAACTACGAGCTGAACTCGAAGCGCATCGCGACCGTCAGCAACGGCTATTCCGTATCGCGCCTGTCGATCGCGGTCGTCGTCAATCGCGATCGCATCATGGCGGTGATGGGCGAGAACGCCACGCCCGAATTGCTGCAGGAGCGGATCGCCGAAATCCAGTCCGTCGTCTCGTCGGCCACCGGTTTCGACGCGGCGCGCGGCGACGTCATCAACGTCACGTCGGTTGAATTCCTCGACAGCGCCGAGGGTGTCGAGATGGTAGCGCCGACCTGGCTGGAGGCCGCAGGCCGTCATACCGGCACGATGATCAACGCGCTCGCCTTCGTTGTGGTCGTGTTCCTCGTCTCCTGGTTCGGCCTCCGTCCGATGGTCGCCGCCGTCACGAAGCAGAATGAGACGGCTGACGCGATGAACTTCGACGACATCCAGCTCTCGCTGCCGAATCCGCTCGACGCGATGCAGCTTCAGGGCGGAATGTCGGACCCGTTGGGTGGCCCCTTCCCCGACCATATGGCCAACGACATCCGCTTCAAGCTGAAGCCGGCGCCGCAGGATCGTCTCGCACAGATGGTTGATCTCAACGAGGAGCGCTCCGCGCTGATCCTGCGCAAATGGGCCAATCAGGAGCTAGCGGCTTGA